A window from Shimia isoporae encodes these proteins:
- a CDS encoding alcohol dehydrogenase family protein, producing the protein MTIPTTMNAMILTGHGDLEMYEWRTDWPVPTPASDQVLVRVGACGLNNTDVNTRVGWYSKAISGATDAATDATPDEDDPTWGGAPITFPRIQGADVCGEIVAVGADISPDRIGERIITDNWLRDPDDLLNMNKTGYFGSEMDGGYAEYTVLPARNALSVKSALSDAELATFSCSYSTAEGMLERAKVTAADTVLIPGASGGVGGALVQLAKRRGARVVALASEAKHGDVAALGADIVLPRAPDNIRKALGDEKITVLADVVGGPNWPTLVDVLERGGRLTTSGAIAGPMVDLDLRTLYLRDLTFTGSTIIDLEVTPNLIRYIEAGDIKPALAATYPLEELRDAQAAFIEKKHTGNIVVVP; encoded by the coding sequence ATGACCATACCGACCACCATGAACGCCATGATACTCACCGGGCACGGGGACCTGGAAATGTACGAATGGCGCACTGACTGGCCTGTCCCGACTCCGGCTTCAGATCAGGTTCTGGTGCGTGTTGGCGCCTGCGGTCTCAACAATACCGATGTGAATACGCGCGTGGGCTGGTACTCCAAAGCCATCTCGGGGGCAACGGACGCTGCCACCGATGCTACTCCGGACGAAGATGACCCCACATGGGGCGGCGCACCGATCACCTTTCCGAGGATCCAAGGCGCAGACGTTTGCGGCGAAATCGTTGCTGTCGGCGCTGACATCAGTCCAGATCGCATTGGCGAACGCATCATCACCGACAACTGGCTGCGCGATCCTGACGATCTGCTGAACATGAACAAAACCGGCTACTTCGGGTCGGAAATGGATGGTGGCTACGCGGAATACACCGTCCTGCCTGCACGCAACGCTCTGTCCGTCAAATCAGCACTCTCTGACGCGGAACTGGCAACCTTTTCCTGCTCCTATTCAACCGCCGAAGGCATGCTTGAACGGGCCAAGGTCACGGCCGCCGACACCGTCCTCATTCCGGGTGCATCAGGGGGCGTGGGTGGCGCACTTGTGCAACTGGCAAAACGCCGTGGCGCCCGCGTTGTCGCGCTGGCGTCCGAAGCCAAACACGGCGACGTGGCCGCACTCGGAGCCGACATCGTCCTGCCGCGCGCGCCGGACAATATCCGCAAAGCGCTGGGAGACGAGAAAATCACAGTGCTCGCCGACGTCGTTGGTGGGCCTAACTGGCCGACGCTAGTGGATGTTCTTGAAAGAGGGGGGCGCTTGACCACCTCCGGTGCCATCGCCGGTCCGATGGTCGATCTGGATTTGCGCACGCTCTATCTGCGCGATCTGACTTTCACAGGATCCACTATCATTGATCTCGAGGTCACTCCAAACCTGATCCGCTACATTGAGGCCGGCGATATCAAACCCGCACTTGCCGCCACCTATCCGTTGGAAGAGCTGCGTGACGCGCAGGCTGCCTTCATCGAGAAAAAACACACCGGCAACATCGTGGTCGTACCGTGA
- the xdhB gene encoding xanthine dehydrogenase molybdopterin binding subunit → MKETVSIKGGVHRDLIHDSAAKHVTGAADYTDDIAEPIGTLHAYFGTSTVAHGRIVSMDLSAVRAALGVVEVLTAKDVPGVNDVSPTGRHDEPLFAEDTVEFWGQVVFAVVAETRDQARRAAALAQIDYDTLDHVIEADEAISKGYPDVTPPMTLQRGDVLQGQAEAEHRIAGQMRIGGQDHMYLEGHIAFAMPGEDDDVIVHCSTQHPSEAQHMVAHVLGVPNNAVVVNVRRMGGGFGGKESQMNQFAALAALAAKRLKRPVKIRPDRDQDMESTGKRHDFVVDYDVAFDGDGRISAVDAQFAARCGWASDLSGPVTDRALFHADNAYFYPHVRLQSRPMKTNTVSNTAFRGFGGPQGVVGAERMIEEIAYALGKDPLEVRKANFYGQTDRNITPYHQQVEDNVIGRLVEELEKDSGYHARRRAVLEHNAKGGIIRKGIALTPVKFGISFTATWYNQAGALVHVYNDGSIMLNHGGTEMGQGLNTKIAQVVADAFQVDIGHIKITKTTTEKVPNTSATAASSGTDLNGMAALDACEQIKARLVTWAAEAWGVDEDAVTFAPNTVRVGDQEFSFSDFISKAYMARVQLSAAGFYKTPKIHWDREKGQGRPFYYYAYGAAVAEVSVDTLTGEYRVDRADVLHDVGKSLNPVLDKGQVEGAFVQGMGWLTSEELWWDDAGRLRTHAPSTYKIPLAGDIPREFNVNLADWSENRELTIKRSKAVGEPPFMLPVCVFEALGMAVASVNEYRECPRLDAPATPERVLMAVERLRG, encoded by the coding sequence ATGAAAGAGACCGTTTCCATCAAGGGCGGCGTGCACCGCGACCTGATCCACGACAGCGCCGCAAAACACGTGACCGGTGCAGCTGACTATACCGATGACATCGCGGAACCTATCGGAACACTCCATGCCTATTTCGGCACTTCGACAGTGGCGCACGGCCGGATTGTATCGATGGACCTGAGCGCCGTCCGAGCCGCTTTGGGCGTGGTCGAGGTCCTGACCGCCAAGGATGTGCCGGGAGTGAATGATGTTAGTCCCACGGGCCGGCATGATGAGCCTCTGTTTGCCGAGGACACGGTTGAGTTCTGGGGGCAGGTCGTCTTTGCCGTAGTTGCGGAAACACGTGATCAGGCCAGACGCGCTGCCGCGCTGGCGCAGATCGACTATGATACACTGGACCACGTCATTGAGGCCGATGAGGCCATTTCCAAAGGATACCCAGATGTTACGCCGCCGATGACGCTACAGCGCGGAGACGTGCTGCAGGGACAAGCTGAGGCCGAACACCGAATTGCCGGGCAGATGCGTATAGGTGGGCAGGATCACATGTACCTTGAAGGCCATATCGCTTTTGCGATGCCGGGCGAAGATGACGACGTTATCGTACACTGTTCGACGCAGCACCCGAGCGAAGCACAGCACATGGTGGCGCATGTGCTTGGCGTGCCGAATAATGCAGTGGTGGTAAATGTGCGTCGTATGGGCGGTGGATTTGGTGGCAAGGAAAGCCAGATGAACCAGTTCGCAGCGCTGGCCGCCTTGGCAGCGAAACGTCTGAAGCGACCTGTGAAAATTCGTCCTGACCGTGATCAGGATATGGAAAGCACCGGCAAGCGGCATGATTTTGTCGTGGACTATGATGTGGCCTTTGATGGCGACGGCCGGATCAGTGCCGTTGACGCCCAGTTTGCGGCGCGCTGTGGCTGGGCCTCGGACTTGTCCGGACCCGTGACTGACCGCGCGCTGTTTCACGCGGACAATGCCTATTTCTATCCGCATGTGCGATTGCAGAGCCGGCCAATGAAGACAAACACGGTGTCAAACACTGCCTTCCGCGGCTTTGGTGGCCCGCAAGGAGTTGTTGGTGCGGAGCGGATGATCGAAGAGATTGCCTATGCGCTTGGTAAAGACCCCTTGGAAGTGCGAAAGGCGAACTTTTATGGTCAGACGGACCGCAACATCACGCCATACCATCAGCAGGTTGAGGACAACGTCATTGGTCGTTTGGTGGAAGAGTTGGAGAAAGACTCCGGGTATCATGCGCGCCGTCGGGCGGTGCTTGAGCACAATGCCAAGGGGGGCATCATCCGGAAAGGCATTGCTCTGACGCCGGTGAAATTCGGCATCAGCTTTACCGCGACGTGGTACAATCAGGCGGGTGCCTTGGTGCATGTCTACAACGACGGATCGATTATGCTCAATCATGGCGGGACCGAGATGGGGCAGGGGCTCAACACCAAAATTGCACAGGTGGTTGCGGATGCGTTTCAGGTCGATATCGGCCACATAAAGATCACCAAAACAACAACTGAAAAGGTTCCCAATACATCGGCCACCGCGGCGTCGTCCGGTACCGACCTGAATGGGATGGCGGCGCTGGATGCCTGTGAACAGATCAAGGCGCGGCTTGTGACCTGGGCGGCGGAAGCTTGGGGTGTCGACGAAGATGCGGTGACTTTTGCACCGAATACCGTGCGTGTCGGAGATCAAGAATTCTCCTTTAGCGATTTTATTTCAAAAGCTTACATGGCGCGTGTGCAGTTGTCTGCTGCCGGCTTCTATAAGACGCCGAAAATCCATTGGGACCGCGAAAAAGGGCAAGGGCGCCCGTTCTACTACTACGCCTATGGTGCTGCTGTCGCGGAAGTTTCGGTGGATACATTGACCGGCGAGTATCGCGTGGACCGAGCAGATGTTCTGCACGATGTCGGTAAGTCCCTGAACCCTGTTCTGGACAAAGGTCAGGTCGAGGGCGCTTTTGTTCAGGGCATGGGCTGGCTGACTTCGGAAGAGCTTTGGTGGGACGACGCCGGACGCCTGCGGACCCATGCGCCGAGCACCTACAAAATTCCCCTGGCGGGTGATATCCCGCGGGAATTCAATGTAAATCTGGCGGATTGGTCGGAGAACCGTGAGTTGACGATCAAGCGCTCCAAGGCCGTTGGCGAGCCTCCGTTCATGTTGCCCGTCTGTGTATTCGAGGCGCTGGGCATGGCTGTTGCGTCGGTCAACGAATATCGCGAATGCCCCCGACTGGATGCGCCGGCAACGCCAGAGCGGGTTCTGATGGCCGTAGAGCGGCTGCGCGGATGA
- a CDS encoding mandelate racemase/muconate lactonizing enzyme family protein, which yields MKITRIRIYKTPLPYVDGSYGWGAGNAIETAIASVVVIDTNAGLQGCGEFTPCGENYMVAHSEGVEALAKLVAPKLLGADPRQLGQIEQILDNTVQGHGYAKAPFDAACWDILGKASTQPVWMLLGGKLTEGAPMYRVAPQRSREETIAELDRHRANGYRQFQIKVGSDWATDIERIRATVPLLKPGEKAMADANQGWRVDNAIRVARATCDLDYILEQPCRTYEECQQVRRVATQPMKLDECLTGMHVAQRIVADRGAEVCCLKLSNLGGLTKARRVRDYLVENRIPVVAEDTWGGEISSSVVAHFAASTPPEYLQNTTDLMNYNTRSTGIGGPVARDGKLYAPDLPGLGVDPDFDSLGTAVATFETPT from the coding sequence ATGAAAATCACCCGTATCCGAATTTACAAAACACCCTTGCCCTACGTTGACGGAAGCTATGGTTGGGGTGCCGGAAATGCCATCGAAACAGCAATCGCCTCAGTGGTTGTGATCGATACCAACGCAGGTCTTCAGGGATGCGGCGAGTTCACGCCTTGTGGCGAAAACTACATGGTGGCCCACTCAGAAGGGGTTGAGGCGCTTGCTAAACTGGTCGCTCCAAAGCTGCTGGGTGCGGACCCGCGGCAACTGGGGCAGATCGAGCAAATTCTGGACAACACCGTGCAAGGCCACGGCTATGCCAAAGCGCCCTTCGATGCCGCCTGTTGGGACATTCTCGGCAAGGCGAGTACCCAACCTGTCTGGATGCTGCTCGGAGGCAAGCTCACGGAGGGAGCTCCAATGTACCGGGTGGCGCCCCAGAGGTCGCGCGAGGAAACCATCGCCGAACTCGACCGCCACCGGGCCAATGGCTATCGCCAGTTCCAGATCAAAGTCGGATCTGACTGGGCCACCGATATCGAACGCATCCGCGCCACTGTGCCGCTTTTGAAACCGGGCGAAAAGGCCATGGCCGACGCCAATCAGGGTTGGCGCGTGGACAATGCCATAAGGGTGGCCCGAGCAACGTGTGATTTGGATTACATTCTTGAGCAGCCGTGCCGCACTTACGAGGAATGTCAGCAGGTTCGCCGGGTTGCCACTCAGCCGATGAAACTTGATGAATGCCTGACCGGCATGCACGTAGCCCAACGCATCGTCGCAGATCGAGGGGCCGAAGTCTGTTGCCTGAAACTCTCCAACCTCGGCGGTCTGACCAAAGCCCGCCGCGTGCGCGACTACCTGGTCGAAAACCGCATCCCTGTGGTGGCCGAAGACACCTGGGGCGGCGAAATTTCGTCCTCGGTGGTGGCCCACTTCGCTGCCTCAACGCCGCCGGAATACCTGCAAAACACAACCGACCTGATGAACTACAACACCCGCTCCACCGGCATCGGCGGTCCCGTTGCAAGGGATGGAAAACTCTACGCCCCCGACCTACCGGGTCTTGGCGTCGATCCCGATTTTGATAGCCTCGGCACAGCCGTAGCTACATTTGAGACGCCAACGTGA
- a CDS encoding mandelate racemase/muconate lactonizing enzyme family protein, with translation MKITRITVFHKDLPLEHPYWLSGGRLKFEVLDATFVRIDTDAGITGWGEGTPWGHTYVPAHGPGIRAGIQTIAPFLTGLDPRRVLDVERAMDLALPGHLYAKSPIDMACWDIAGQAAGLPIADLMGGGSRTPRPIASSVGAKTVDETRAVMDRYRQRGYVAHSVKIGGDVERDIARIRDVESIRREGEIVLYDVNRGWTRQQALRVMRATEDLHVMFEQPGETLDDIAAIRPLHSAPVSVDESLVTLQDAARIARDGLAEVFGIKLNRVGGLTKAARMRDIALAHGIDMFVMATGGSVLADTEALHLAATIPDHACHAVWACQDMLTVDIAGGRGPRNQDGHLHLPETPGLGVHPDEEALGPPVATYEATA, from the coding sequence ATGAAAATCACCCGCATCACTGTCTTCCACAAAGACTTGCCGCTCGAGCACCCCTACTGGCTCTCCGGCGGGCGCCTCAAGTTCGAGGTGCTGGACGCCACATTTGTGCGCATCGACACGGATGCGGGGATCACGGGCTGGGGCGAAGGCACACCGTGGGGGCACACTTATGTGCCAGCCCACGGGCCCGGCATCCGCGCAGGCATCCAGACAATCGCCCCTTTCCTGACTGGGCTGGACCCGCGCCGCGTGCTCGATGTCGAACGCGCCATGGACCTCGCTCTGCCCGGCCATCTTTACGCAAAATCCCCGATTGATATGGCCTGCTGGGACATCGCCGGACAGGCCGCAGGCTTGCCAATAGCCGATTTGATGGGCGGTGGATCCCGCACGCCCCGCCCGATCGCAAGCTCTGTCGGCGCAAAAACTGTCGACGAAACCCGCGCCGTCATGGATCGCTACCGCCAGCGCGGCTATGTCGCCCATTCCGTCAAAATCGGAGGAGACGTAGAACGAGATATCGCGCGTATCCGGGATGTCGAAAGCATCCGGCGCGAGGGCGAAATCGTGCTGTATGATGTAAACCGCGGCTGGACGCGACAACAGGCTTTGCGAGTCATGCGGGCAACCGAAGATCTGCACGTGATGTTCGAACAACCCGGCGAAACGCTGGACGACATTGCTGCTATTCGCCCCCTCCATAGTGCTCCTGTGTCCGTCGACGAATCCCTCGTAACGTTGCAGGACGCCGCCCGCATCGCACGCGATGGGCTGGCTGAGGTATTTGGCATCAAGCTCAATCGCGTCGGGGGGCTGACAAAGGCCGCCCGCATGCGGGACATAGCACTGGCGCACGGCATCGACATGTTTGTCATGGCGACCGGCGGATCGGTTCTGGCCGATACAGAAGCCCTGCACCTCGCCGCAACCATCCCGGATCATGCCTGCCACGCGGTCTGGGCCTGCCAGGACATGCTGACCGTCGACATCGCGGGCGGGCGCGGCCCCCGCAACCAAGACGGACATTTGCACTTGCCGGAAACGCCGGGCCTTGGGGTCCATCCGGATGAGGAGGCCCTCGGCCCGCCCGTTGCAACGTACGAGGCCACCGCATGA
- a CDS encoding mandelate racemase/muconate lactonizing enzyme family protein yields MKLTRVSVWQVPLTSHETYYMADGKTCDTVTTTVVRLDTDTGLSGWGEVCPIPHYLPAYSGGVVPAIQEMVPVLLGASPIGPEALMERLNKHLLGHDYAKSAVDTALWDLTAQAAGLPLYALLGGRAVKDMPLYHSVTCIAPEEMARIAKDAFAQGMRQFQVKLGADANWEADVARLIQVREAVGQGPLVYGDWNCGADALTATRVGRAVSHLDIMLEQPCATIEECAHVRKATGLPMKLDESARDIDSLIAGHQAGCMDAAALKLSKMGGLSAMRRCRDLCLTLGTQMCIEDTWGSDITTAALLHLAASTPQRGIMNTCDLSHYVGPRLAPDGPTRSQGRIAPPESAGLGVTPDSAALGQPTAIFD; encoded by the coding sequence ATGAAACTCACCCGCGTCTCTGTCTGGCAGGTGCCGCTGACCAGTCACGAAACATACTACATGGCGGACGGAAAAACCTGCGATACGGTAACAACGACCGTGGTCCGCTTGGACACGGACACGGGGCTCTCCGGTTGGGGCGAAGTCTGCCCGATTCCGCATTATTTGCCCGCATATTCCGGCGGTGTGGTCCCTGCCATTCAGGAAATGGTCCCGGTGCTTCTAGGAGCCAGCCCAATTGGTCCGGAAGCCCTGATGGAGCGGCTCAACAAACACCTCCTTGGCCACGATTATGCAAAATCCGCAGTCGACACAGCGCTTTGGGACTTAACCGCACAGGCCGCGGGCCTGCCGCTCTATGCGCTGCTTGGTGGGCGTGCTGTCAAGGACATGCCGCTTTATCATTCCGTCACCTGCATCGCACCCGAAGAAATGGCCCGCATTGCCAAGGACGCCTTTGCGCAGGGCATGCGCCAGTTTCAGGTCAAACTCGGCGCCGATGCCAACTGGGAAGCCGATGTTGCGCGCCTCATTCAGGTGCGCGAGGCAGTTGGTCAGGGACCGCTGGTCTATGGGGATTGGAACTGCGGCGCGGACGCACTGACGGCCACACGGGTCGGGCGCGCGGTGAGCCACCTCGACATCATGCTGGAACAGCCCTGCGCAACCATCGAAGAATGCGCCCATGTGCGCAAAGCAACGGGCTTGCCGATGAAGCTTGATGAAAGCGCAAGGGACATCGATAGCCTGATCGCCGGCCATCAGGCTGGCTGCATGGACGCCGCGGCGCTGAAACTTTCAAAAATGGGGGGCTTGTCCGCCATGCGCCGGTGCCGCGATCTTTGTCTGACGCTCGGAACGCAGATGTGCATCGAAGACACTTGGGGCAGCGACATCACCACTGCCGCGCTTCTGCATCTTGCAGCCAGCACACCGCAGCGGGGGATCATGAACACGTGCGATCTGTCACACTATGTTGGCCCACGGCTTGCACCTGACGGTCCAACCCGCAGTCAGGGGCGCATCGCCCCACCCGAAAGTGCGGGTTTGGGCGTCACTCCGGACTCCGCCGCACTTGGCCAGCCAACCGCTATTTTCGACTAA
- a CDS encoding aminotransferase class III-fold pyridoxal phosphate-dependent enzyme, whose translation MNELPNMFPTDDPDWVKDMHADHYLQSWSPQGNRPRVITGAQGSWFWDSDGKRYLDFQSQLVNANLGHQHPKIVQAIKDQADKLCYIGPAMGSDVRSELAALMVDITPSDITSTFFTTGGAAANEMAVRLARHYTGRHKIIARYRSYHGATGGTLSLTGDPRHHLTRADMPGVVRMLDPYLYRLPTGHTDPANCPVAKGGPHLEELLMYEDPNTVAAVILEPVVGTNGIIVPPDGYMQSIRETCSKYGILLIADEVMAGFGRTGKWFAVDHWGVTPDILTSAKGINSGYVPLGTMSVTTEIHDWLRTRALPGGLTYAGHPLACASGVAAIRAMQDEDTLTHATKMGHLLRAELSKLAERHPSVGDIRGLGMFNGIELVKDRTTKEPLVPFAAKGEAAKPMSDMMAFAMNEGLYLSFFSNVIRLTPPLNISEEDLLHGLSILDRTLEIADAAR comes from the coding sequence ATGAACGAGCTTCCAAACATGTTCCCGACCGATGATCCAGACTGGGTCAAAGACATGCACGCTGACCATTACCTGCAAAGCTGGTCTCCGCAGGGCAACCGCCCTCGCGTGATCACCGGAGCGCAGGGATCGTGGTTCTGGGACAGCGACGGGAAACGGTATCTGGATTTCCAAAGCCAACTGGTCAATGCAAACCTCGGCCACCAGCACCCGAAGATCGTGCAAGCGATCAAGGATCAGGCCGACAAGCTTTGCTACATCGGACCCGCAATGGGCAGCGATGTACGTTCGGAACTTGCCGCGCTGATGGTCGACATCACGCCAAGCGACATCACGTCGACCTTTTTCACAACCGGCGGCGCGGCCGCCAACGAGATGGCCGTGCGTCTGGCCCGCCACTACACGGGCCGCCACAAAATTATCGCGCGATACCGCAGCTACCATGGCGCGACCGGCGGCACGTTGTCACTTACCGGTGACCCCCGGCACCATCTGACCCGCGCGGACATGCCTGGTGTCGTGCGCATGCTCGATCCTTATCTCTATCGCTTGCCCACCGGACACACCGACCCTGCCAACTGTCCCGTTGCGAAAGGGGGGCCGCATCTCGAAGAGTTGCTGATGTACGAAGACCCCAACACGGTTGCTGCGGTCATCCTTGAACCGGTCGTCGGCACCAACGGCATCATCGTGCCGCCTGATGGCTACATGCAGTCGATCCGCGAGACCTGCTCCAAATACGGCATCCTGCTGATTGCTGATGAGGTCATGGCCGGCTTCGGGCGCACCGGAAAATGGTTCGCCGTCGATCACTGGGGGGTAACACCCGACATCCTGACCTCAGCCAAAGGGATCAACTCGGGCTATGTGCCGCTGGGCACCATGTCGGTCACAACGGAAATCCATGACTGGCTCCGGACCCGTGCCTTGCCCGGTGGCCTGACATACGCCGGCCATCCGCTGGCCTGCGCCTCCGGTGTGGCCGCGATCCGTGCAATGCAGGACGAAGATACCCTCACTCACGCGACCAAAATGGGGCACCTGTTGCGTGCCGAACTCTCGAAACTTGCAGAGCGCCACCCCTCTGTTGGCGACATTCGCGGACTGGGCATGTTCAACGGTATTGAGCTGGTGAAAGATCGCACGACCAAGGAACCGCTCGTACCCTTTGCCGCCAAGGGAGAAGCCGCAAAACCGATGAGCGATATGATGGCCTTTGCCATGAATGAAGGTCTCTATTTGAGCTTCTTCTCGAACGTGATCCGGCTCACTCCGCCTTTGAACATCTCCGAGGAAGACCTATTGCACGGCCTCTCCATTCTGGACCGGACTTTGGAGATCGCGGACGCCGCGCGTTGA
- the xdhC gene encoding xanthine dehydrogenase accessory protein XdhC: MSPAAIIAFLRSEDPVVQVEITRVRGSSPRDAGAVMYVSSTGMAGTIGGGQLEYMALDEARKLLKSEQVSAVMDVPLGPEIGQCCGGRVEVGLTVMDAGARDAAQARAAEDAAAVPRVYVLGAGHVGRALAKQFQHLPVACELVDSREVELSMSDANVGKSLTALPESVVREAPAYSAFIVLTHDHALDFLLASEALARGDAAYVGMIGSATKRAKFDSFAKTQDGVRSEDLICPIGGAGSADKRPEVIAAFVVAEVMSALTENVCETQLTT; encoded by the coding sequence ATGAGTCCTGCGGCCATCATCGCGTTCTTGCGGAGTGAGGACCCCGTTGTACAGGTGGAAATCACCCGTGTTCGTGGTTCGTCGCCGAGAGATGCTGGCGCGGTTATGTATGTGTCCTCCACTGGCATGGCAGGCACAATTGGTGGCGGTCAGCTGGAGTACATGGCGCTGGATGAGGCGCGTAAGTTGTTGAAATCGGAGCAGGTTTCAGCGGTGATGGATGTGCCGCTCGGGCCGGAGATCGGGCAATGCTGTGGCGGGCGGGTCGAGGTTGGCCTGACCGTGATGGACGCGGGTGCTCGGGACGCGGCGCAGGCACGGGCGGCGGAAGACGCAGCAGCCGTGCCGAGGGTTTACGTGCTGGGCGCGGGCCATGTGGGGCGGGCTTTGGCAAAACAGTTTCAGCATTTGCCGGTGGCTTGCGAACTGGTGGACAGCCGTGAGGTGGAACTCTCCATGAGCGACGCGAATGTGGGTAAGTCTCTGACCGCATTACCAGAATCCGTGGTCAGAGAGGCGCCGGCCTACAGTGCGTTTATCGTCCTGACCCATGATCACGCGCTCGATTTCTTGTTGGCCTCCGAAGCGCTGGCTCGCGGCGATGCGGCCTATGTTGGTATGATTGGGTCGGCAACCAAGCGGGCGAAGTTTGACAGCTTCGCAAAGACACAGGACGGCGTACGGTCCGAAGACCTGATCTGTCCGATCGGTGGGGCGGGAAGTGCTGACAAGCGCCCGGAAGTTATCGCTGCCTTTGTTGTGGCTGAAGTCATGTCGGCGCTGACCGAAAATGTTTGCGAAACGCAGCTCACCACCTGA
- a CDS encoding NADAR family protein: MSTPKYNQQWAIDAARHPKTKFLFFWSHKGRADQASPAVFSQWFPAGFSHRGIRYDTAEHWMMAEKARLFGDTATEAQILGAKDNPGKAKALGRQVADFDGTIWDRESYGIVLRGCILKFRKNTDLGRYLQTTGSKILVEASPMDPIWGIGLGKDDPAASDPSKWQGGNLLGFALMEARDRLRDGDFSDLPELAEDTEPQ; encoded by the coding sequence GTGAGTACACCAAAGTACAATCAGCAGTGGGCTATTGACGCCGCTCGCCACCCCAAAACCAAGTTCCTTTTCTTCTGGAGCCACAAAGGCCGTGCAGACCAGGCCTCACCGGCCGTGTTCAGCCAATGGTTCCCCGCTGGTTTCTCCCATCGCGGCATTCGATATGACACAGCAGAACATTGGATGATGGCGGAGAAAGCCCGCCTGTTTGGCGACACAGCGACCGAAGCCCAAATCCTTGGCGCCAAAGACAACCCCGGTAAAGCCAAAGCGCTCGGGCGTCAGGTCGCTGACTTCGACGGCACCATTTGGGATCGTGAGTCCTACGGCATCGTCTTGCGCGGCTGCATCCTGAAATTTCGCAAAAACACGGACCTAGGCAGATACCTTCAGACCACGGGGAGCAAAATACTCGTCGAAGCAAGCCCGATGGACCCAATTTGGGGTATCGGGCTGGGCAAGGACGATCCGGCAGCCTCCGATCCCTCCAAATGGCAAGGTGGCAATCTTTTGGGCTTCGCCTTGATGGAGGCACGCGACCGACTCCGCGACGGCGATTTTTCCGATCTTCCAGAATTGGCAGAGGACACAGAGCCACAATGA
- a CDS encoding DUF1801 domain-containing protein, which yields MTESTDVSDLITALPEQPRSAMLNLRALIHATATETGVAVEEALKWGQPSFAPPKRIGTPIRLNWSQKTPDRIDLLVHCQTTLVSDWRALFPEFSYDGSRALHIPLDREISKDALSVLIASALTYRKKAKAGET from the coding sequence ATGACTGAATCCACAGATGTTTCCGACCTCATCACAGCCCTGCCGGAACAGCCCCGCAGCGCGATGCTCAACCTGCGTGCACTCATTCACGCAACAGCAACAGAAACCGGAGTCGCAGTTGAGGAAGCTCTCAAATGGGGACAGCCCAGCTTTGCGCCCCCCAAGCGGATCGGCACGCCAATCCGGCTGAACTGGTCTCAGAAAACGCCGGACCGCATCGACCTGCTTGTGCATTGCCAGACAACACTGGTCAGTGACTGGCGCGCACTCTTTCCCGAGTTTTCCTACGACGGAAGCCGCGCGCTCCACATCCCGCTGGATCGGGAGATCAGCAAGGACGCGCTTTCGGTTCTGATCGCCAGTGCGCTGACCTATCGGAAAAAAGCAAAAGCGGGCGAAACATGA
- a CDS encoding dimethylsulfonioproprionate lyase family protein, whose translation MTRQVWDTLLQEVRKTHEAHVDLRSFCAFPTDIIPQDVAPFHIPAADLFTSENDLADAKQPALWNALRLASPHARWRETYKDTDIGDDFMSRFGCYCIIGDGGAFSSRQMWAWMVYMPAELPYPFHEHPGEEIYLVIAGSATFHAHGKPARTCAPGDTVFHAANQPHATDTHSRPLLALVLWRNGFDSPPVLTPTETT comes from the coding sequence GTGACACGGCAGGTGTGGGATACGCTTCTTCAGGAAGTCAGAAAGACACATGAAGCGCATGTGGACCTGCGGTCTTTCTGCGCGTTCCCCACCGACATTATCCCGCAAGACGTGGCGCCATTCCACATTCCGGCAGCGGACCTATTCACATCAGAAAACGACTTGGCAGACGCGAAGCAACCTGCACTTTGGAACGCCTTGCGATTGGCATCTCCGCATGCACGGTGGCGGGAAACCTACAAGGACACGGACATTGGGGACGATTTTATGTCCCGCTTTGGATGCTACTGCATTATCGGTGACGGCGGCGCCTTCTCCAGTCGGCAAATGTGGGCTTGGATGGTCTACATGCCTGCCGAATTGCCTTACCCATTCCACGAGCACCCCGGCGAGGAAATCTATCTTGTGATCGCCGGATCGGCGACCTTTCACGCACACGGAAAACCTGCTCGCACCTGTGCGCCGGGTGACACGGTTTTTCACGCCGCCAACCAACCGCATGCGACCGACACGCACAGTCGCCCATTGTTGGCTCTGGTCCTGTGGCGCAACGGCTTTGACAGCCCGCCTGTTCTCACTCCGACGGAGACGACATGA